One window from the genome of Chrysemys picta bellii isolate R12L10 chromosome 15, ASM1138683v2, whole genome shotgun sequence encodes:
- the TMEM119 gene encoding transmembrane protein 119, with the protein MAAPATVCVLLMLMAPLCITRSTRIHATVLDDNSGSGDNPGASIPSSASVNLGVNPTAGTTAVNFVNGTLTSINIFERIVNFFKEYMLLIIVVGSLVFVLLFIVCAAVIVRQKHKASAYYPSSFPKKKYVDQSDRSGGAKAFSEVPEKAPETHPEEPVDSSKQLQADILAAAQNLKSPAKVCMANGDGTKIEDKPPKEEEEGTKVEDDKLTAECVSKEQAAPQEKAEPAKETPAPNCTAETEAKGEEPPSIEEVQHVEQANESSPEELKECPGAADPVMQTPEGEKQDVCVPAAPDACAPGV; encoded by the coding sequence ATGGCTGCTCCAGCTACGGTCTGTGTGCTCCTTATGCTCATGGCACCTCTGTGCATCACGCGATCGACACGCATCCATGCGACTGTCCTGGATGATAATAGTGGGAGTGGAGACAATCCGGGTGCCTCCATCCCCTCCTCTGCGAGTGTGAATTTGGGGGTGAATCCTACAGCCGGGACTACTGCTGTGAACTTTGTCAATGGCACCTTGACTTCGATCAACATCTTCGAGAGGATTGTGAACTTCTTTAAAGAGTACATGCTGCTAATCATTGTGGTAGGGTCCTTAGTTTTTGTGCTGCTCTTCATTGTATGTGCAGCCGTCATCGTGCGGCAGAAACACAAGGCCTCTGCCTATTACCCGTCGTCGTTTCCGAAGAAGAAGTACGTGGACCAGAGTGACCGGTCGGGGGGTGCCAAAGCTTTCAGTGAAGTTCCTGAAAAGGCTCCTGAGACGCACCCGGAGGAGCCCGTGGACTCCTCCAAGCAGCTGCAAGCTGATATATTGGCCGCTGCCCAGAACTTGAAATCCCCAGCCAAGGTCTGCATGGCGAATGGAGATGGGACCAAAATAGAGGATAAGCCCCcaaaagaagaggaggaagggacCAAAGTGGAGGACGACAAACTAACAGCGGAGTGTGTTTCCAAAGAACAGGCCGCTCCCCAGGAGAAAGCTGAACCAGCCAAAGAGACGCCCGCTCCAAATTGCACAGCAGAAACGGAGGCCAAAGGAGAAGAACCTCCCTCCATTGAGGAAGTTCAGCACGTGGAGCAGGCCAATGAGTCCTCACCAGAAGAGCTCAAAGAATGCCCCGGGGCTGCCGATCCCGTCATGCAAACCCCTGAAGGTGAGAAGCAAGATGTGTGTGTTCCAGCGGCTCCTGATGCCTGTGCTCCGGGTGTCTAA